From the Nevskia ramosa DSM 11499 genome, the window GATCTGGAATTCAGCCCAGCCGGTCAGGGCTTGACGCACGGCATCGTTGGCAGCGGAGATCGCGGTTTCGGTCGGTGGATAGTCCGGGTCGACGGTCGCGGAATCGAGAAAGCCGATCAGCTGCGGCGTGAACGTGAACAAGCGATGCCACTGGATGTAGTTCGGCAGATTCGCCATCAGCCAGCGCAGGCCGTCCTCGGTCTGCGCGTGCAGATGCGGTGTCGGCAGCAGCCAGGGCACAGTGCGCACGTGGATGTCGAGTTGCGCGGCGACTCGCGCGACATGCGGAATGAACTGCGTGGCGCTGGCGCCAGTGCCGATCACGCCGACCCGCTTGCCTTCGAGATTCACCGATGCATCCCAGCGCGCCGAATGGAAGTGCTGACCTGCGTAGGAATCGCGGCCTTCGATGTTCGGCCAGCTCGGTCGGTTCAGCTGACCGACGCCGCTGACCACGACATTCGCTCGCGCAGTCTCTTCTCCATTCGGGCCACGGAGCTTGATCCTCCATTGCGCCGCGGCCTCGTCCCAGGTCGTCGCCAGCACTTCGCTGTTCAGGCGGATGTGCTCGCGCAGGCCGAGCAGGCTTGCGCAGTCCTTCAGATAAGCCAGCACCTCGTCGCGGGCGCCGAAGTATTCCGGCCAGATGCGCTGTGCGAAGGTGTAGCTGTAGATGAAGCTGTTGATGTCGACCCGGCAGCCGGGATAGCTGTTCTCCAGCCAGGTGCCGCCGACCTCGCCGTTCTTCTCGTAGATGGTGAACGGCACGCCGGCCTGTTTCAGGCGATGTGCGGTCAGCAGGCCGCTTTCGCCAGCGCCGACGATGACCACGTGGAACGCGCGATCGGGCGCGAGCTGAGCTTTTGTCCACGCCGGCCGCTGAGGATCGTCGTCGCCGAACACGATCTGCTCGTTGAGCAGGCGCTGCAGCGGCTCGGCGTCACGGCCGCAGATCCAGACCAGCATCGCCTGCATGAAGTCGTAGCCCGGACGGCCCGGCACCGGCTTGCCACTGTCGCGGAAGGCGCGTAGCACCTCGAAACACTGCGTGCGGCCGGCGGCTTCTTCTTCGGCGGAAAGCTGGCTGGCGTAGGTCGACAGTTGATAAGTCGGCGTCCACTCCGGTTTCAGCAGCGAGGCATCGCCGGACAGATGCGCGGCGGTCATCACCAGCACCGGGAATTCGCCGGCGCTGCAGTGGTGACGCAACGCGTCGTCGTCAGCCGTCAGGCGAGTGACGGCCGGCGCAACGGTGGCGCCGGCAGCGGTGGTTTGCACAGTCATCAGGTCTCCTCGAACCGTTCGTTCGCGAAGCTCTAGCGGCTTCGTCGTTCTTCATCGAGTGTGCAGAGCGCACCGGGCCGCGTTAAGCCCGGGTCAGCCCGCTTTTCAGATCTTCTTGAACAAGGGACTGCGCACCTGCTGGGCATCGGCCGCCGACAGGAACCTCTCCTGATAGATGTCGCGCTCGAACAGGCGGCCCTGCATCAGGGTGGTGATGCAGGCATCGATCATCAGCGGCGGGCCACAGAGATAAGCCTTGTGGCCGCGGAAGTCGTTGTCGAAATGGGCCTTCGCGGCATCGTGGACGAAGCCACGGAAGCCGGACCAGTCGCTGCTGTCCGGCTCGTTCGACAGCGCCGGCACATAGGTGAAGTTCGGATACTTCTGGCTGAGCGCGGTGAACTCGTCGTGGTAGTACAGCTCGGCCATCGACCGCTGGCCGTAGACCAGGGTGATCGGCTCAGAGCTTCCGGCTTCGAGCAGATCGAGAATCATGCTGCGCGGGCTCGACAGGCCCGAGCCGCCGGCCATGAACAGGCTGGGGCTGCTCGCCGATTTGCGAACGAAGAAGCGGCCGTACGGCCCGGCGATCTTCACGCGATCGCCGACATGCAATTGCTGATGCAGCCAGGCGGTGCCGACACCACCGGGCACGATGCGCACGTTCAGCTCGATCTCGTTGCCGGTGGCCGGCGGATTGGCCAGCGAGAACGGCCGCGAAAAACCGAGCTCGCCGATCGTCACGTTGACGTACTGGCCGGCTTGGAAATGCATCGCTTCATCGAGCTGCACCCAGATGCCCTTGATCGTCGGCGTCAGGTCTTCGATGCGGCTGATGCTGCCCTCGAAGTCACGCACCGGAATGATCTCGGCATCCGGCTCTTCGTCGATATCGGCTTCGATGGTGACATCCGACTGCAAAGTGGCGCAGCAAGCCAGCGTCTTCTTCTCGTCGCGCTCGAAATCCATCAAGGCGAACGGCGAGGCATCGCCGTGCTCGACGTCGCCCTCGACCACCTGCACCTTGCAGGTCGCGCACAGGCCATGACAGCAGGCATGCGGCAGCCAGATACCGGCGCGCAGGCAGGCGTCGAGGATGGTTTGCTCGTCCTCGACCGAAATGGTCTGGCCGAGCGGCTCTATGGTTAGTTCGTAAGCCATTTCGGTCAGGCCCCGCTCGTCTTGCCGTCGATCCCGTGCAAACAGCTCGCACGGAACCCTCGCCGGGTGACTCGCGTTGCCACCGTTCTGGTCTGGCCGAGCGGTTCTATGGTGAGTTCGTAACTCATCTTGTCTGGTGTTGAATGTTGCGAATGGAGTTAAGCGTCAGCAGACGGCATTGCCATTGACGCCGGTAAGACCTGGCGTGCTGAAACTGATCGTGGCCTTGTGGCCGATGCCGTTATCGACCAGCGACTTCGCCGGGTCCGGCTTGAATGGGCCTTTCGAGGTCTTCCACTCGACCTGGCTCCAGTCGATCTGCTTGAAGTTCGGATGAGCGCCGAAGATGCCCGGCAGCACGCCTTCGATCATCGCGCCGAACGGCATCGTCGGCGGCAGCGGCACGCACATCGGCCAGGCGAACATCAGGTGCTTTTCCCAATGGATGTTGACGATCTGGTTGCCGCGAAACTTGTCGAGGCTGTCCTTGAAATCGCCGTGGTAGTCCGGCGTGATGGCCTTGATGGGCATGGTTGTTTCCTCGTTATGGTGTAGTCGGTTCAGGCCGTCGCAGCCCGCGCCGCGATCTCCGCCGCCCGTCGCACACTGGCCGGCACACCACCGATGCCCCAGCGATCCGGGTGCACTTCGTCGATCTGCAGGCGGATGCGCTCGGCATTGGCGCCGAGCACTCTGGCGACGACCGCGGTCATCTCGGCGATCAGCTGATGATGCTGCTCGACCGGCCGGCCCTGCAGCAGCACCATGCGGATGAACGGCATCTCGATCTCGCTGCGCGAGATGGTCTGCAGCACTTCATCACCGGGCTGGCCATTGAGTCCCCACAGCGCCGGCTCCACTTCGGTGACCCAGACTTCGAGCCGATCCTTCGGTGCGCCGATGATCCGCGCCAGGGTGTCCGAGCACTCGACCACCAGCTGCTTCAAGGTGGCTTGCGGATGGCCTTTCAGGACGATGACATTGCAGACGGGCATGGGTGGCTCTCAGCTGGCTTTGCGGGCGGCGTCGGACTGGCTGCCGGTGTCACGAACGGCATCGGGGATTTTGTTGGTAGCACGGACTGCGTCCGTGTAGGCACCTTCGTGGATGTTCGCCGGGCGTGAAGTCCACTTCTCCCAGTTGGTCGCATCGGCACTGCCCTTGAAATCACCGCCGTCGACGCCGGGCTTGATGCCCATGTAACGCAGCGCTTCGTACATCGGATTGAAGTCGGGCGCGGTCGGATCGACATCGGGCAGGAAGCAGTTGCCCTGATAGATCTGGTGCACCGGCAGCCAGGCGTGCACGAACTTCTCCGGCGTGTCGTCGAAGATGTCCTTGCAGCCGTCCGAGCACATGTGGAAGGTCTCGCCCTTGTATTCGGTTTCGCGAAGGCTGAGCGTGGTCGGATCGTCCGGCTCGGTGAACAGGCAAGGCCATTGGCAGACCTGGCAGAGTTGCGGCAGTGTGGTGTTCCTGAACGGCGTGCCGGCCTTCTCCATTTCTCGCCAGTACTCGTAGCGCGGCCGGTAGTACTTGTCGAAGGTGTCCGGGTATTTCTCGGACATCCAGTCCATTTCCTCGTCGGACGGCAGCCACATCTGGAAGCCTACGGCATCGCGGTTGGCGTAGAACACGCTCCACATCTGGTGGGCCACGTGGCCCTTCTCGGCGATGGTTTCCGGCGCGCGCTTCGGCGGCTTGATGCCGTAGCGGGCGAGATCGGCGAACAGCGCGCCACCGTTCTGCTCGTAATAGATTTCCCAGGCCTCGTTCCAGGCCATGACCCGCTTCGGCAGCATGTAATCCATCATCGTCGCCAGCAGCGACAGCAGGCGATAGCCGCGCCAGAACCACTTGTCGATCCATTTCTGGACCAGCGGCACATTGGCCGGATCCTGTTCGAGCAGAAACTTGATGACCTCGATGCCGAGCGTCATGTGCCGCGCTTCGTCGCTCTGCGCCGAGAAGCCGAAGCTGACCGTGGCCATGTCGCCGTTGAAGGCCGCGCCGGACATCCACGGCATGAACGCGAGATTGGTCAGCACGTATTCGAACGCGAAGCTGATCGCGACGATGAACTCGAACGGACCGGAGGTGACGGCGTCCTCGAAGAACGATTTCGGAATCGACAGATACCAGGCGCGATCGAACTGGTACGGAAACTCGTTCATGCCGGTGAAGTACTTCGCGTACTGGCTGATCGTGTGGATCTGCGTCGTCGCGTGGCGCAGTTCGTCGAGCGACTGCATCTGCGCGGCGATGCGCGGGCCCACGCCCGGAAACTCGCGCGCCAGCATGTTGAAGCCGCGATGCGAGTCGTACTCGAGTTCGGTGATGCCGTTGATGAAAATCTTCAGCGCCTGCACGTAGCGGGCGTCGGTGACGTTGAACTGGCCGTTGTTCTGCTGGAAGGCATCGACGATCGCGTAGAGCTTCCGCTCCTTTTCGCCCTGATATTTCCAGTAGGCGTCCATAGTCAGACGGAACGGGTCTTCCCATTTTTCCCAGTCGTGGATCTTGATACCTTCGAAGCTGATGTTGCGGAAGATTTCCTCGTGCTTCTCGTAGCTGGGTTCCCAGCCGAGTCCGCGCGTCAGCAGCGCGTAGTTTTCCTTGAGACTCAGTTTCTTCGCGGGCTTTGCATTGCCTTCAGCGGCCATGGATGTTCTCCTTCAGCAGACAGATTGGTGGATTCGGAATGGAGTGGTCGATGACGGCCTCAGGCCGTTTTCCACTCGAGCGTGAATTCGTCTTCGGATTCGTCGACATTGCCGGCGATCGAAATCATGTTGATCTGGATTTCGCGCAGGTCGAAGTCGCGGCCCAGATGTTCCTCGACCGAGGTGCGCTTGATCACCAGGCGTCCCGGGCAATCGATCTTGACCATCGCCGGGTACTCGTGGACGACGGCGTTCGGGTTGTCCTGCCGGATCGCTTCGATGATCGGCATGGTGTCGTTGTTGGCCTGCAGCGCGATGAAGACCGGTTGAGTGCTGGTAGTGGCCATATCAGACGCTCAGGCCCAACTTCACAGCGCGGGTATTGAACGCCGCGACGACCGCTGCCACTGCGTCCTCGGACTGGTTGCCGAGCGTGCTCTGCGCGATCGGCGCCAGGGCTGCGACCAGGCGATCGCGCCAGGTCACGGTCCAGCCGGTCAGCAGCGCCTTGTTCTCCGGGTTCTCGGCAGCGGCGGTCTTGATCACGGCGTCAACCCACTTGCCGGTCTCTTCGTACCAGCGCATCAGGTAGTCGGTCAGCGATGACAGTGCCGAGCCGTTGCCGGCGGCGATCGCCGAATCCAGATGCTGGAAGAACAGCGGATAGACCAGCGCATCGGCCACCAGGATCTGGGCGATGAACACCTCGAACCAGTCGCGGGTGACGAACATGCGCTCCACTTCGCGACGCAGCGGCTGCCAGTCGGCGTGATCGGTCCAGGTGG encodes:
- a CDS encoding flavin-containing monooxygenase; this encodes MTVQTTAAGATVAPAVTRLTADDDALRHHCSAGEFPVLVMTAAHLSGDASLLKPEWTPTYQLSTYASQLSAEEEAAGRTQCFEVLRAFRDSGKPVPGRPGYDFMQAMLVWICGRDAEPLQRLLNEQIVFGDDDPQRPAWTKAQLAPDRAFHVVIVGAGESGLLTAHRLKQAGVPFTIYEKNGEVGGTWLENSYPGCRVDINSFIYSYTFAQRIWPEYFGARDEVLAYLKDCASLLGLREHIRLNSEVLATTWDEAAAQWRIKLRGPNGEETARANVVVSGVGQLNRPSWPNIEGRDSYAGQHFHSARWDASVNLEGKRVGVIGTGASATQFIPHVARVAAQLDIHVRTVPWLLPTPHLHAQTEDGLRWLMANLPNYIQWHRLFTFTPQLIGFLDSATVDPDYPPTETAISAANDAVRQALTGWAEFQIADRPELRPLLVPNVPPGSKRLPRDNGTWVATLKRDNVRAITTRIERITPKGIRTVDGIEHEYDVLIYGTGFKASEFLMPMQVIGRDGHDLHAVWNGDARAYLGATVSGFPNLFCLYGPNTNLVLHGASIIYISECAANYAVDAVRLMLEKNLKAIDVKPEIYAQYNQRIDEANALRAWGYSKVSSWYKNAKGRVTQNWPFTALELWRRTRAIEPQDYTLS
- a CDS encoding NADH:ubiquinone reductase (Na(+)-transporting) subunit F; translated protein: MAYELTIEPLGQTISVEDEQTILDACLRAGIWLPHACCHGLCATCKVQVVEGDVEHGDASPFALMDFERDEKKTLACCATLQSDVTIEADIDEEPDAEIIPVRDFEGSISRIEDLTPTIKGIWVQLDEAMHFQAGQYVNVTIGELGFSRPFSLANPPATGNEIELNVRIVPGGVGTAWLHQQLHVGDRVKIAGPYGRFFVRKSASSPSLFMAGGSGLSSPRSMILDLLEAGSSEPITLVYGQRSMAELYYHDEFTALSQKYPNFTYVPALSNEPDSSDWSGFRGFVHDAAKAHFDNDFRGHKAYLCGPPLMIDACITTLMQGRLFERDIYQERFLSAADAQQVRSPLFKKI
- a CDS encoding phenol hydroxylase subunit P4; amino-acid sequence: MPIKAITPDYHGDFKDSLDKFRGNQIVNIHWEKHLMFAWPMCVPLPPTMPFGAMIEGVLPGIFGAHPNFKQIDWSQVEWKTSKGPFKPDPAKSLVDNGIGHKATISFSTPGLTGVNGNAVC
- a CDS encoding tautomerase family protein; protein product: MPVCNVIVLKGHPQATLKQLVVECSDTLARIIGAPKDRLEVWVTEVEPALWGLNGQPGDEVLQTISRSEIEMPFIRMVLLQGRPVEQHHQLIAEMTAVVARVLGANAERIRLQIDEVHPDRWGIGGVPASVRRAAEIAARAATA
- a CDS encoding YHS domain-containing protein produces the protein MAAEGNAKPAKKLSLKENYALLTRGLGWEPSYEKHEEIFRNISFEGIKIHDWEKWEDPFRLTMDAYWKYQGEKERKLYAIVDAFQQNNGQFNVTDARYVQALKIFINGITELEYDSHRGFNMLAREFPGVGPRIAAQMQSLDELRHATTQIHTISQYAKYFTGMNEFPYQFDRAWYLSIPKSFFEDAVTSGPFEFIVAISFAFEYVLTNLAFMPWMSGAAFNGDMATVSFGFSAQSDEARHMTLGIEVIKFLLEQDPANVPLVQKWIDKWFWRGYRLLSLLATMMDYMLPKRVMAWNEAWEIYYEQNGGALFADLARYGIKPPKRAPETIAEKGHVAHQMWSVFYANRDAVGFQMWLPSDEEMDWMSEKYPDTFDKYYRPRYEYWREMEKAGTPFRNTTLPQLCQVCQWPCLFTEPDDPTTLSLRETEYKGETFHMCSDGCKDIFDDTPEKFVHAWLPVHQIYQGNCFLPDVDPTAPDFNPMYEALRYMGIKPGVDGGDFKGSADATNWEKWTSRPANIHEGAYTDAVRATNKIPDAVRDTGSQSDAARKAS
- a CDS encoding MmoB/DmpM family protein, coding for MATTSTQPVFIALQANNDTMPIIEAIRQDNPNAVVHEYPAMVKIDCPGRLVIKRTSVEEHLGRDFDLREIQINMISIAGNVDESEDEFTLEWKTA